A portion of the Sabethes cyaneus chromosome 3, idSabCyanKW18_F2, whole genome shotgun sequence genome contains these proteins:
- the LOC128739748 gene encoding uncharacterized protein LOC128739748, which translates to MPEEKSPSENGETTGLPKWLDAKYFEKTLRKVKNDSTIDVRSVEVKYAFPKGVNYASVIYRVRVSFRTKDQQTCSRSYIVKGKPETEMAKQKLGEYNVHGKEMDIYQIVIPEFKRLMRSIGDRTHQYASTLCIDRERDVIVFKDLSPLGYLMVDRLSGLDEIHTKMSLKLMAKMHASSLKLAEMRPNIFEGYKTGMMTRETDAFYPMFYSNFDALTEEISTWGAEWQYYATKLQKLRPHFIEQGLTVFDHQCDDDLRVLAHGDLWINNLLFKYDASGNPIDVILLDFQFCSYSTPVIDLCYFFFTSTKDAIRQDHFEEYVQYYYYLLAEYTEKLKYSKKFPTLHQFQRQLLKKMFYAVYSSFIALPVQINEETADADFEALMGDDERAQRYRRIIMANTNYQKIVKGLLPKFDRKGLLDKLD; encoded by the exons ATGCCAGAGGAAAAGTCCCCATCAGAAAATGGAGAAACTACAGGACTTCCAAAGTGGCTCGACGCAAAATACTTTGAGAAGACGTTGCGAAAAGTTAAGAACGATTCAACCATCGACGTTCGGTCAGTAGAGGTGAAATATGCGTTTCCGAAGGGCGTTAACTATGCAAGTGTGATCTACCGAGTGCGTGTTAGTTTCCGCACAAAAGACCAGCAAACATGCAGTCGAAGTTACATAGTGAAAGGAAAACCGGAAACAGAAATGGCTAAGCAGAAACTCGGGGAGTATAATGTGCATGGAAAGGAGATGGATATTTATCAAATAGTGATCCCAGAATTTAAACGACTAATGAGATCGATAGGAGACCGAACCCATCAATATGCGAGTACACTGTGCATTGATAGGGAAAGAGATGTGATCGTATTTAAAGATCTCTCTCCGCTGGGCTACTTAATGGTGGACAGATTAAGCGGATTGGATGAGATCCACACGAAAATGTCACTCAAGTTGATGGCAAAGATGCACGCCAGTTCTCTTAAATTGGCAGAAATGCGTCCAAATATATTTGAAGGATATAAAACTGGCATGATGACCCGAGAAACCGATGCATTTTATCCAATGTTCTACTCAAATTTCGACGCTTTGACTGAAGAGATCAGCACCTGGGGCGCAGAATGGCAATATTATGCCACCAAGCTTCAAAAGCTGCGACCTCACTTTATCGAACAAGGTCTTACGGTATTCGATCATCAGTGTGATGATGACTTACGTGTACTTGCACATGGCGACTTGTGGATCAATAATCTACTGTTCAAGTATGATGCTAGTGGGAACCCTATCGACGTGATTCTGCTAGACTTTCAGTTTTGTTCCTACAGTACACCGGTTATTGATTTATGCTACTTCTTTTTCACCTCAACCAAAGACGCTATTCGGCAGGATCACTTTGAGGAGTATGTGCAATATTACTACTATTTGCTGGCTGAATATacagaaaaattgaaatattcgaAGAAATTTCCCACCTTGCACCAGTTCCAGAGacaattgttgaaaaaaatgttttacg CCGTGTACTCCTCTTTCATAGCATTGCCCGTACAGATAAACGAGGAAACAGCCGATGCCGATTTCGAGGCACTGATGGGAGACGATGAACGGGCGCAACGCTACCGACGCATCATCATGGCCAACACAAACTATCAGAAAATTGTGAAAGGTTTGCTTCCTAAGTTCGACCGTAAAGGTTTGCTAGATAAGTTGGATTGA
- the LOC128739749 gene encoding uncharacterized protein LOC128739749, whose product MDLPTSWIDRELLEKILRSEYKSNEQEELKIVSFNVGAATKKGDNYASEMYRVMIEYVCGNRREKCSRILKVIPSGEIQRIVMENNNIFPREIAVYRDILPRIHKLLRGIGDGSPLSPNCFYTTDDPKTMLVFEDLKDSGFEMADRKRGLGVEETRLVLRKLAKLHACSAVVYREQPQIMEPVLEGAINTNPNRQDFLVFYKMCARQVARLVESWNDPQYRNILQKLQKLPHTTIAKGCQVYTRDDTVFNVLNHDDVWTSNMMFKYKNGVVEDVLMLDYQLAYYGSPGVDLNYFLFGSVQYELREKCWLEFIREYYDVLRETLVKLEYVDHIPSLQEIHVEIVRTGFHSVNAVFCLLPLAMMEKTENAEMDVFLQDNDVGEAFRKVIFANPKYEPILKRALTLFDLLGYFD is encoded by the exons ATGGATCTCCCTACCAGCTGGATTGACCGTGAACTGTTGGAGAAGATCCTGCGTTCGGAGTATAAATCAAACGAACAGGAGGAGTTGAAAATCGTTAGCTTTAACGTTGGTGCTGCAACGAAAAAAGGAGACAATTATGCTAGTGAAATGTATAGGGTTATGATTGAgtatgtttgcggaaaccggcgCGAGAAATGCTCTAGAATTTTAAAG gtAATTCCGTCCGGGGAAATTCAGCGAATCgtaatggaaaataataacattttTCCGCGAGAAATAGCCGTTTATCGGGATATACTGCCAAGGATCCATAAGCTGCTGCGTGGCATCGGCGATGGGTCTCCTCTGTCACCGAACTGCTTCTATACAACTGATGATCCGAAGACTATGTTGGTATTTGAAGATTTGAAGGATAGTGGTTTTGAAATGGCGGATCGAAAGCGTGGCTTAGGGGTTGAGGAAACCCGATTAGTTTTAAGAAAGTTAGCCAAACTGCATGCGTGTTCTGCCGTTGTGTACAGAGAGCAACCACAAATCATGGAACCAGTGCTGGAAGGAGCTATTAATACTAATCCGAATCGACAGGATTTCTTAGTTTTCTATAAAATGTGTGCCCGTCAGGTCGCGCGATTAGTGGAGAGTTGGAACGATCCACAGTATCGAAACAtccttcaaaaattgcaaaaattgcCACATACGACTATAGCTAAAGGATGTCAAGTATACACAAGGGACGATACGGTGTTTAATGTTCTCAATCACGATGATGTTTGGACTAGTAATATGATGTTTAAGTACAAAAATGGAGTTGTTGAGGATGTACTAATGTTAGACTACCAGTTAGCATACTATGGTTCACCTGGTGTAGATTTAAATTACTTTTTGTTCGGATCGGTTCAGTATGAGCTTCGGGAGAAATGTTGGTTAGAATTCATCAGG GAATATTATGATGTTCTTCGGGAAACTTTAGTTAAATTAGAATATGTGGATCACATACCATCATTACAGGAAATCCACGTCGAGATTGTTCGAACGGGATTCCACA GTGTCAACGCTGTGTTCTGTCTGTTGCCGTTGGCAATGATGGAGAAAACGGAAAACGCAGAGATGGATGTGTTTCTACAGGATAACGATGTGGGCGAAGCATTTCGAAAGGTTATTTTTGCCAATCCGAAGTATGAACCAATACTTAAACGTGCACTAACTTTATTCGATTTGCTGGGTTATTTcgattga